A stretch of Synechococcus sp. WH 8020 DNA encodes these proteins:
- a CDS encoding bifunctional orotidine-5'-phosphate decarboxylase/orotate phosphoribosyltransferase encodes MGFFTALTDAMSSRKSLLVTGLDPNPEMLRSWADLRGLNGRSLLSQARSWCKSVIEETADHVCAYKPSLGFYQAMGSAGVELLLEVRELLPPDVPLIIDIKHGDLNSSSAIAAYLFQSLHADAVTLNPFAGQDIAAPFLLYPGKGVFINCHSSNPAARDLQHHPDDHNPFYLKVVRESQSWGTPEQLLLEVGTSNPAILADVRQAAPERFVMLRSLWGEEGNLQCLLKNGLNKMGDGLLIPLPQNLLNGNKINEQAATLKGRINRIRDQHLQERAQTDAIHPEQCRIWPHSDQSNQDDSITTGRKDGVTPIDQDLWDLVIDLYDIRCLLFGEFKQASGEIFNYYVDLRQIISDPALFHRVLDCYAQVLRPLRFDRIAGIPYGSLPTATGLSLQLHKPLIYPRKEVKAHGTRRMVEGEFKKGETVAVVDDILITGGSVMEGIGKLESSGLNVRDVVVFLDHGGIHDLRAKQRLQSHGVKLQAVLTLDTISHVLEASDRISPNQAQALRHTDQ; translated from the coding sequence ATGGGCTTTTTCACGGCACTCACCGATGCGATGAGCAGTCGGAAGTCGCTGCTGGTGACGGGCCTTGATCCCAATCCTGAAATGCTGCGCAGCTGGGCAGACCTGCGCGGACTCAACGGCAGATCACTGCTCAGCCAAGCCCGTTCATGGTGCAAGTCCGTCATCGAAGAGACGGCTGATCATGTTTGCGCCTACAAACCAAGCCTCGGCTTCTATCAAGCGATGGGTTCTGCTGGTGTGGAGCTGCTGTTGGAGGTGCGTGAACTGCTGCCTCCAGACGTGCCGCTCATTATCGATATCAAGCATGGAGATCTCAATAGCTCGAGCGCTATCGCTGCCTACCTGTTCCAATCCCTGCATGCCGACGCCGTAACACTCAATCCTTTTGCTGGTCAAGACATTGCAGCTCCTTTCCTTTTATATCCAGGGAAAGGAGTCTTCATTAATTGCCATAGCTCCAATCCTGCTGCGCGCGATCTTCAACATCATCCCGATGACCACAATCCTTTCTATTTAAAAGTGGTGCGAGAAAGCCAAAGCTGGGGGACGCCAGAACAACTGTTGCTTGAAGTCGGCACCAGCAACCCAGCAATATTGGCTGATGTGCGACAAGCAGCACCCGAACGATTTGTCATGCTCCGCTCACTCTGGGGTGAGGAAGGGAATTTGCAATGTCTGCTCAAAAACGGCTTAAACAAGATGGGAGATGGATTGTTGATCCCACTTCCTCAAAATTTGCTGAACGGGAACAAAATCAATGAACAGGCCGCAACACTCAAAGGAAGGATTAATCGAATTCGCGACCAACATCTCCAAGAAAGAGCACAGACTGATGCAATCCATCCAGAACAATGCAGAATCTGGCCCCACTCGGATCAATCCAATCAGGATGACTCCATCACGACGGGCAGGAAAGATGGAGTGACGCCAATCGATCAAGATCTTTGGGATCTTGTGATCGATTTGTACGATATCCGCTGCCTTCTATTCGGGGAATTTAAGCAAGCAAGCGGTGAAATTTTCAACTATTACGTTGATCTTCGTCAGATCATTTCTGATCCCGCTCTTTTCCATCGCGTTCTCGATTGCTATGCCCAGGTGCTAAGGCCCTTGCGATTCGACCGCATTGCAGGGATTCCTTATGGATCTTTACCCACGGCTACGGGCTTGTCATTGCAATTGCATAAGCCACTGATTTACCCAAGAAAAGAAGTGAAGGCCCATGGAACCCGGCGAATGGTGGAAGGAGAGTTCAAGAAGGGGGAGACAGTGGCCGTGGTCGATGACATTTTGATTACCGGCGGAAGCGTGATGGAAGGAATCGGGAAGCTCGAATCATCTGGCTTGAACGTGCGTGATGTGGTGGTGTTTCTAGACCATGGTGGAATCCATGATCTCCGCGCCAAGCAGCGTTTACAGAGCCACGGAGTGAAGCTGCAAGCCGTGCTCACCCTTGACACCATCAGCCATGTACTCGAGGCCTCGGATCGAATCAGTCCCAATCAGGCACAAGCTCTGCGACACACTGACCAATGA
- a CDS encoding TRIC cation channel family protein, with amino-acid sequence MVLIMSLSASVSASGKNVIQGGWYPWKPYQYLEKNSNDRLQLTGLDVQLLKEVFEEELGLTLKLPQVDWKVHQQDISEGMRDVAGGAFITPDRERYAYFSAPYRNEDIVLISRRSESSAIAMLQPDEFKQSFPSSKLRIGVVSGYYYGDAIDSFLKNPSNQDRWTSVKTDIENLQNLANGKVDLVAIDRLVGSTLIWEESLSRDLIAGKEHIFSGPIVALFSRRTTSPALVAAFDQAMQKLKDDGRYNQIVRDYLFPSLLAMTAGQPWFFALETIGTAAFAFSGILLARRDRFSLFGALVLASLPAFGGGIIRDLIANRDQPAVLQSTHNLIIVIALVLISHFLARLTKLRSLPRMLEKLHFGEKTVQVLDALGLSAFTVVGVIVAVEEKCNPLILWGPIFSAMTGAGGAILRDVIRADASHPTLRHDFYAELSFFWGLMLSIFITLYANSNNLHPLPMNLAVLLTTLGCLLSRLIVMQRGIKSSTFMSKT; translated from the coding sequence ATGGTTCTGATCATGAGCTTGTCGGCGTCTGTTTCTGCCTCGGGAAAGAACGTCATCCAGGGGGGCTGGTACCCCTGGAAGCCCTATCAATATCTTGAAAAAAATAGTAATGACCGACTCCAACTCACCGGCCTAGATGTTCAGCTGCTGAAAGAGGTTTTTGAGGAGGAATTGGGGCTAACACTCAAACTTCCTCAGGTGGACTGGAAGGTCCATCAACAAGACATCAGTGAAGGAATGCGTGATGTAGCAGGAGGAGCCTTTATCACGCCAGACCGAGAGCGCTATGCCTACTTTTCAGCCCCTTATCGAAACGAAGACATCGTTTTGATCAGTCGACGATCGGAATCGAGCGCAATCGCCATGCTTCAGCCTGATGAGTTTAAGCAATCATTCCCCTCAAGCAAACTTCGAATAGGTGTTGTATCTGGGTATTACTACGGAGATGCCATCGATAGCTTCCTCAAGAATCCATCCAATCAAGATCGATGGACATCAGTGAAAACAGACATCGAGAATCTACAGAACCTGGCGAACGGAAAGGTTGATTTAGTTGCCATCGATCGCCTAGTAGGGAGCACTTTAATTTGGGAAGAATCTCTCAGTCGAGATCTAATTGCCGGTAAAGAACACATCTTCTCAGGTCCAATTGTGGCCCTTTTTAGTCGTCGTACCACATCACCTGCACTCGTTGCCGCATTTGATCAAGCGATGCAAAAACTTAAAGATGATGGACGTTACAACCAAATCGTTCGCGATTATCTCTTCCCTTCTTTATTGGCCATGACAGCAGGCCAGCCATGGTTTTTCGCCCTAGAAACGATTGGAACGGCAGCCTTTGCTTTTTCCGGAATCTTATTGGCACGACGCGATCGCTTCAGCCTATTTGGCGCACTCGTACTTGCAAGTCTTCCCGCCTTTGGCGGTGGAATCATCAGGGATTTGATTGCAAATCGAGACCAACCAGCAGTCCTTCAATCCACTCACAACCTAATCATTGTGATTGCACTCGTGCTGATCAGTCACTTTTTAGCAAGGCTTACGAAGCTACGCAGTTTGCCCAGAATGCTGGAAAAACTTCACTTTGGAGAAAAAACCGTTCAAGTTTTGGATGCCCTCGGCTTATCAGCTTTTACCGTTGTGGGTGTCATCGTGGCCGTTGAGGAGAAATGCAATCCCTTGATCCTCTGGGGGCCAATCTTCAGTGCCATGACTGGAGCGGGCGGAGCCATTCTTCGTGATGTGATTCGAGCCGACGCAAGCCATCCGACCCTTCGGCACGACTTCTACGCCGAACTCTCTTTCTTCTGGGGATTAATGCTATCGATATTCATCACACTGTACGCAAATTCCAACAATTTACATCCATTACCAATGAATCTTGCCGTTCTACTTACAACTCTTGGATGCTTACTGTCCAGGCTAATAGTGATGCAGCGGGGAATCAAATCATCCACCTTCATGAGCAAGACTTAA
- the psbA gene encoding photosystem II q(b) protein, whose product MTTTIQQRSGANGWQQFCEWVTSTNNRLYVGWFGVLMIPTLLAATTCFIVAFIAAPPVDIDGIREPVAGSLMYGNNIISGAVVPSSNAIGLHFYPIWEAASLDEWLYNGGPFQLVVFHFLIGIYAYMGREWELSYRLGMRPWICVAYSAPVAAASAVFLVYPFGQGSFSDAMPLGISGTFNYMLVFQAEHNILMHPFHMLGVAGVFGGSLFSAMHGSLVTSSLVRETTETESQNYGYKFGQEEETYNIVAAHGYFGRLIFQYASFNNSRSLHFFLAAWPVVGIWFTALGVSTMAFNLNGFNFNQSILDGQGRVLNTWADVLNRAGLGMEVMHERNAHNFPLDLAAAESTPVALQAPAIG is encoded by the coding sequence ATGACTACCACCATCCAGCAGCGCTCCGGCGCTAATGGCTGGCAGCAGTTCTGTGAGTGGGTCACCTCCACCAACAACCGTCTGTATGTCGGTTGGTTCGGTGTGTTGATGATCCCCACCCTGCTTGCCGCTACCACCTGCTTCATCGTCGCTTTCATCGCCGCACCTCCGGTTGATATCGACGGCATCCGCGAGCCTGTTGCAGGTTCACTGATGTATGGCAACAACATCATTTCTGGTGCTGTTGTTCCTTCCAGCAACGCCATTGGCTTGCACTTCTACCCCATCTGGGAAGCTGCCTCACTCGACGAGTGGCTCTACAACGGCGGTCCTTTCCAGCTGGTTGTGTTCCACTTCCTGATCGGCATCTACGCCTATATGGGACGTGAGTGGGAACTCTCCTACCGCTTGGGCATGCGCCCTTGGATCTGTGTTGCTTACAGCGCACCTGTTGCTGCTGCATCTGCAGTGTTCCTGGTCTACCCCTTCGGTCAGGGTTCGTTCTCTGACGCCATGCCTTTGGGCATCTCTGGAACCTTCAACTACATGTTGGTGTTCCAGGCTGAGCACAACATCCTGATGCACCCCTTCCACATGCTGGGAGTGGCTGGTGTTTTCGGTGGTTCACTGTTCTCCGCCATGCACGGCTCACTGGTGACCTCCTCCTTGGTGCGTGAAACCACCGAGACCGAGTCCCAGAACTATGGCTACAAGTTCGGCCAAGAAGAAGAGACGTACAACATCGTGGCTGCTCACGGCTACTTCGGTCGCCTGATCTTCCAATACGCCTCCTTCAACAACAGCCGTAGCCTGCACTTCTTCCTTGCAGCCTGGCCTGTGGTCGGCATCTGGTTCACCGCCCTTGGCGTGTCAACCATGGCCTTCAACCTGAACGGCTTCAACTTCAACCAGTCGATCCTTGATGGTCAGGGCCGCGTCCTGAACACCTGGGCCGACGTTCTTAACAGAGCTGGTCTTGGCATGGAAGTGATGCACGAGCGCAACGCTCATAACTTCCCCCTCGACCTGGCTGCTGCTGAGTCCACACCTGTGGCTCTTCAGGCACCTGCCATCGGTTGA
- a CDS encoding photosystem II high light acclimation radical SAM protein, with the protein MTNAAPIATSSSAAERVLFVRLPCNPIFPIGPIYLADHLHKCFPNLPQRILDLAALPVLDVEGVLLNVVDQFRPTLLVFSWRDIQIYAPVDGRGGNPLQNSFEVFYARNPLKRVKGALGGLRLMTSHYGELHRNQKLVRHGLKRARRHRPEARAVLGGGAVSVFYEQLGRSLPKGTIISIGEGEPLLEKLLAQQPLDGERCFVVGDPPRPGLIHEQPESRPKTACDYNYISSIWPQLDWYLEGGDFYVGVQTKRGCPHNCCYCVYTVVEGKQVRVNPVQEVVAEMRQLYDRGVRGFWFTDAQFIPARKYIEDAKELLRAIKAEGLTGIRWAAYIRADNLDPELAQLMVETGMSYFEIGITSGSQELVRKMRMGYNLRTVLDSCRMLAEAGFDDHVSVNYSFNVIDERPETIRQTVAYHRELEAIFGKDRVEPAIFFIGLQPHTHLEQYGFDQGLIKPGYNPMSMMPWTARKLLWNPEPMGSTFGRVCLEAFDRDPSRFGKTVMDLLERDYGVAPLDQALRAPVQGRAALAKAVS; encoded by the coding sequence ATGACCAACGCAGCGCCAATAGCGACTTCAAGCTCAGCAGCCGAAAGGGTCCTGTTTGTGCGCTTGCCATGCAATCCGATCTTTCCGATTGGCCCGATTTATCTGGCTGATCACCTGCACAAGTGTTTTCCGAACTTGCCCCAGCGCATTCTTGATCTGGCCGCACTTCCTGTCTTGGATGTTGAGGGCGTTTTGCTCAACGTGGTGGATCAGTTTCGCCCCACGCTGCTGGTGTTCTCCTGGAGGGACATTCAGATTTATGCCCCTGTGGATGGTCGGGGTGGAAACCCGCTTCAAAACTCATTTGAAGTGTTCTACGCACGCAACCCTCTCAAGCGCGTCAAAGGTGCCTTGGGTGGATTGCGCTTAATGACGAGTCATTACGGCGAACTGCATCGCAATCAGAAATTGGTGCGCCATGGTTTGAAACGGGCGCGTCGCCATCGTCCCGAGGCCCGTGCTGTCCTCGGAGGAGGGGCAGTCAGCGTTTTTTACGAACAGCTGGGCCGATCCTTGCCCAAGGGCACGATCATCTCAATTGGCGAGGGTGAGCCCCTTCTCGAAAAGCTCCTGGCCCAACAACCGCTAGATGGCGAGCGATGTTTCGTTGTGGGAGACCCTCCTCGCCCGGGTTTGATCCATGAGCAACCCGAGAGCAGGCCGAAGACAGCGTGTGATTACAACTACATCTCTTCGATCTGGCCACAACTCGATTGGTATTTGGAGGGTGGTGACTTTTACGTAGGCGTTCAGACCAAGCGAGGGTGCCCACACAACTGTTGTTATTGCGTCTACACCGTTGTGGAAGGCAAGCAAGTGCGGGTCAATCCCGTGCAGGAGGTTGTCGCTGAGATGCGGCAGCTTTACGACCGGGGAGTCCGGGGCTTTTGGTTCACGGATGCTCAGTTCATCCCCGCTCGCAAATACATCGAGGATGCAAAAGAGCTGTTGCGTGCGATCAAGGCTGAAGGCCTAACGGGGATTCGTTGGGCGGCCTACATCCGGGCCGACAACTTGGATCCTGAGTTGGCTCAGTTGATGGTTGAGACGGGCATGAGTTATTTCGAAATTGGGATTACGTCAGGGTCCCAGGAGCTCGTGCGCAAAATGCGAATGGGCTACAACCTTCGCACTGTTTTGGACAGTTGCCGCATGCTTGCCGAGGCGGGCTTCGATGACCACGTGTCCGTGAATTACTCCTTCAACGTGATTGATGAAAGGCCGGAAACGATTCGACAAACCGTGGCGTATCACCGTGAGCTTGAAGCGATTTTTGGTAAAGATCGAGTCGAGCCTGCCATTTTCTTCATCGGCTTACAGCCGCATACGCATCTCGAGCAATACGGCTTCGATCAAGGCCTGATTAAGCCTGGCTACAACCCGATGAGCATGATGCCGTGGACGGCACGCAAACTTCTCTGGAATCCTGAGCCGATGGGCAGCACGTTTGGTCGGGTTTGCCTGGAAGCGTTCGATCGCGATCCCAGTCGTTTTGGCAAAACGGTGATGGACCTTCTGGAGAGGGATTACGGAGTTGCGCCCCTCGACCAAGCTCTTCGTGCTCCTGTTCAGGGACGAGCCGCTTTAGCCAAGGCCGTCAGCTGA
- a CDS encoding CPBP family intramembrane glutamic endopeptidase, whose protein sequence is MGWLVLQPISLLVPGGTIPSQDLIGTGISVLLFLLILPSWTRTRWETRHPWRQLGLKAAARGPSSCRSLLNGLGWAASLLLIICLISLGGQWGQWLGDFSAAKLINALLLCFGVGLIEELLFRGWLLGELNLLIGTKRAVPAQAVIFSLVHTRFNLGFWPMLSLLIGLFLLGMALATRRQLDGGSLWGCIGLHGGLVGGWFALQSGLIQWSPQSPFWLTGPGDNPLGGMVGIACFAALLRFQLTALAKAARP, encoded by the coding sequence GTGGGTTGGTTGGTGTTGCAACCCATCAGCCTTCTGGTTCCAGGAGGAACGATCCCTTCTCAAGACTTGATCGGGACGGGCATCAGTGTGTTGTTGTTTCTGCTGATCCTGCCCAGCTGGACGCGCACCCGGTGGGAAACGCGTCACCCATGGAGACAACTTGGACTGAAGGCTGCAGCGCGTGGGCCGAGCAGTTGCCGCTCTCTTCTGAACGGCCTGGGATGGGCCGCTTCACTGTTACTGATCATTTGCTTGATCAGCTTGGGAGGTCAATGGGGGCAATGGCTGGGCGATTTCAGTGCTGCCAAGCTGATCAACGCCCTACTTCTTTGCTTTGGCGTTGGGCTGATCGAAGAGCTGCTATTCAGAGGCTGGCTCTTGGGAGAGCTCAATCTGCTCATTGGTACGAAGCGAGCGGTTCCCGCACAAGCGGTGATTTTCAGCCTGGTGCACACCCGATTCAATTTGGGATTTTGGCCGATGCTGAGCCTATTAATTGGTTTATTCCTACTTGGGATGGCCCTTGCGACGCGTCGGCAACTCGACGGTGGTTCACTGTGGGGATGCATCGGGCTGCATGGAGGATTGGTTGGCGGGTGGTTTGCGCTTCAGTCCGGCTTAATTCAGTGGTCTCCTCAATCTCCGTTTTGGCTAACAGGCCCTGGAGACAATCCCCTTGGAGGCATGGTGGGAATTGCTTGCTTCGCAGCGTTACTTAGGTTTCAGCTGACGGCCTTGGCTAAAGCGGCTCGTCCCTGA
- the clpS gene encoding ATP-dependent Clp protease adapter ClpS translates to MVDTPSRSPGGAAVLDKQTERVRKTSPRYKVLLHNDPVNSMEYVVVTLQQVVPQLSEQDAMAVMLETHNTGVGLVIVCDIEPAEFYCETLKNKGLTSTIEPES, encoded by the coding sequence ATGGTGGACACACCCAGCCGTAGCCCCGGTGGGGCTGCGGTTCTTGATAAGCAGACCGAGCGGGTGCGCAAGACATCGCCCCGCTACAAGGTTTTGCTTCACAACGACCCTGTCAACAGCATGGAGTACGTCGTTGTCACCCTTCAGCAGGTGGTTCCCCAGCTCAGTGAACAGGATGCAATGGCCGTGATGCTGGAAACCCACAACACGGGGGTCGGTCTCGTGATCGTTTGCGACATTGAACCCGCTGAGTTCTATTGCGAAACCCTGAAGAACAAGGGACTGACCAGCACCATCGAACCAGAAAGCTGA
- a CDS encoding LL-diaminopimelate aminotransferase, producing the protein MVKVNGNYLKLKAGYLFPEIGRRVKAFSSANPEAQLIRLGIGDVTEPLPLACRDAMKSAIDEMGTAEGFHGYGPEQGYAWLREAIARDDFQARGCEISAEEIFVSDGSKCDSSNILDILGSGNRIAVTDPVYPVYVDSNVMAGRTGEAGDDGRYGGLTYLPISADNGFSAQIPSEPVDLIYLCYPNNPTGAVATKAQLKAWVDYACANKALILFDAAYEAFIQDPELPHSIYEIEGARDCAIEFRSFSKNAGFTGTRCALTVVPKGLKGKADDGSDVELWGLWNRRQSTKFNGVSYIIQRGAEAVYSDAGKQEVKALVSFYMENASIIRRELSAAGIEVHGGEHAPYVWLKTPSGMDSWSFFDHLLQKANVVGTPGSGFGAAGEGYFRLSAFNSRRNVDEAMARIRNL; encoded by the coding sequence GTGGTCAAGGTCAACGGCAATTACCTGAAACTCAAAGCGGGTTATCTGTTCCCGGAGATTGGCCGCAGGGTGAAGGCCTTCAGTAGCGCCAACCCCGAGGCCCAGCTGATTCGTCTTGGCATCGGAGACGTGACAGAGCCGCTGCCTCTGGCCTGTCGGGACGCCATGAAATCAGCCATCGACGAGATGGGGACAGCAGAAGGATTCCACGGCTACGGACCTGAACAGGGCTATGCCTGGCTTCGCGAAGCGATTGCCCGCGATGACTTCCAAGCCAGGGGCTGTGAGATCAGCGCAGAGGAGATCTTTGTCTCGGATGGCTCCAAATGCGATAGCAGCAATATTCTCGACATCCTTGGGAGCGGCAATCGCATTGCAGTCACCGATCCGGTGTATCCGGTCTATGTCGACAGCAATGTGATGGCTGGCCGCACAGGCGAGGCTGGTGATGACGGTCGTTACGGCGGCCTCACCTACCTGCCGATTAGCGCCGATAACGGGTTTTCAGCGCAGATTCCCAGTGAACCTGTTGACCTGATTTATCTCTGTTATCCCAACAACCCAACCGGTGCTGTCGCCACGAAGGCGCAACTCAAAGCATGGGTGGACTACGCCTGTGCCAACAAGGCCTTAATCCTTTTTGATGCCGCTTATGAAGCCTTCATTCAGGATCCCGAGCTGCCCCACTCCATTTATGAGATCGAGGGCGCTCGCGACTGTGCGATCGAATTCCGCTCCTTTTCCAAAAATGCAGGATTCACAGGCACGCGCTGCGCCTTAACCGTCGTCCCAAAAGGGCTGAAGGGCAAAGCTGACGATGGTTCAGACGTGGAGCTTTGGGGGCTTTGGAACCGTCGTCAGAGCACCAAGTTCAACGGTGTGAGCTACATCATTCAGCGTGGCGCAGAAGCGGTGTACTCCGACGCAGGGAAACAGGAAGTGAAGGCGCTCGTGAGCTTCTACATGGAGAACGCCTCCATCATCCGGCGCGAGCTCAGCGCTGCAGGCATCGAAGTGCATGGAGGAGAGCACGCCCCTTATGTGTGGCTAAAAACCCCTTCAGGCATGGACTCCTGGAGCTTTTTCGATCACCTCCTTCAGAAGGCCAACGTGGTGGGAACTCCAGGTAGTGGCTTCGGTGCTGCAGGAGAAGGCTATTTCCGCTTATCCGCTTTCAACAGCCGTCGCAATGTCGACGAAGCCATGGCCCGCATTCGCAACCTTTGA
- a CDS encoding TIGR03960 family B12-binding radical SAM protein, whose amino-acid sequence MGYELGVEPRDWEAARVRWALTYPEIYEVGSSNLGHIILYSILNAVPGQLCDRAYLPAADLSERLKERNQALFAVESRRPLPAFDILGFSLSYELGATNILAMLDLAKVPLYAADRGDLPLSHPESPPLIFAGGPTATSNPEPYAAFFDFIALGDGEELLPEIGLVVAEAKAAGLSRTDLLRDLAFVPGVYVPSLYGPDQQGISVEPLEPGLPARLLRRVATPMPHYAMGLVPHVETVHDRLTVEIRRGCTRGCRFCQPGMLTRPARDVEPEAVIEAIETGMQRTGYSDFSLLSLSCSDYLALPAVGVELRNRLADRNVTLQLPSQRVDRFDDDIAHILGGSRQSGLTFAPEAGTQRLRDIVNKGLTDTDLVDGIRTAMQNGYRKVKLYFMIGLPGETDADVLGIAETCRMLLDRCRDLGRLNLNITISNFTPKPHTPFQWHSVSTVEFLRRQQLLREAGKRLRGVRFNFTDVRLSAMEDFVGRGDRSLAPVIEAAWRAGAGMDAWFESLDRTYEAWTGAIAAAGLEGRYRALELGGWGRANALSEEGLDAFCSQPLPWDHIDTGIDKRWLAEDLKRALDAAVVPDCSFEGCSSCGVCGPDLGHNVVIPSPEIPVQKPRQAPPSDRVCRIRFRFSKTGAMALLSHLDLVRLFERALRRAELPVSFTGGFHPLPRLQLALALPLGVQGEGEWLDLEFIEQVEALQVLKRWQQTLPPGLLLIEAYEVPVSGPSLSQQLEAARWSFELKPQAGDPSLSLDQWKQAVDDLLARDTLVWDDTDKKGRPRQRDCRPALETLEIVAPIEGAAVTGEPVEGVRLEFFAQIDHQGRSLKPAQLKHWLSEALMQSLHLHNVRRLELRLVRC is encoded by the coding sequence ATGGGGTACGAGTTGGGGGTGGAGCCGCGGGATTGGGAAGCGGCGCGGGTGCGCTGGGCTCTCACCTATCCCGAGATTTACGAGGTGGGTTCCAGCAACCTCGGTCACATCATTCTCTATTCCATTCTCAACGCTGTTCCTGGTCAGCTGTGTGATCGGGCTTACCTTCCTGCGGCTGATCTCTCCGAGAGGCTGAAAGAGCGGAATCAAGCCTTGTTTGCCGTGGAGAGCCGGAGGCCGCTCCCAGCCTTCGACATCCTGGGCTTCAGCCTCAGTTACGAGCTGGGTGCGACCAATATTCTCGCCATGTTGGATTTGGCGAAGGTGCCGCTCTATGCGGCCGATCGAGGTGACTTGCCCCTCTCTCACCCTGAGTCTCCCCCTTTGATTTTTGCTGGTGGTCCCACCGCGACCAGCAACCCTGAGCCGTACGCCGCTTTTTTCGACTTCATTGCTTTAGGTGACGGGGAGGAGCTTCTCCCCGAGATTGGATTGGTGGTGGCAGAAGCCAAAGCTGCCGGCTTGTCCCGAACGGATTTACTCCGTGATCTGGCTTTTGTTCCAGGGGTGTATGTGCCGTCCCTCTATGGACCTGATCAGCAAGGGATCAGCGTGGAGCCGCTGGAGCCGGGTCTCCCGGCCCGCCTGCTGAGGCGTGTTGCCACGCCCATGCCCCATTACGCGATGGGACTTGTTCCCCATGTGGAGACGGTGCATGACCGATTAACGGTGGAAATTCGGCGTGGCTGCACCCGAGGCTGTCGTTTTTGCCAACCGGGAATGCTCACCAGGCCCGCAAGAGACGTGGAGCCCGAGGCCGTGATTGAGGCGATTGAAACGGGAATGCAGAGAACGGGCTACAGCGACTTTTCATTGCTGTCGTTGAGCTGCAGCGATTACCTGGCGTTACCTGCGGTGGGGGTTGAGCTTCGGAATCGTCTTGCCGATCGCAACGTCACGCTTCAGTTGCCCAGTCAGCGGGTGGACCGTTTCGATGACGACATCGCGCATATCCTCGGGGGCTCGCGCCAGTCGGGCCTGACGTTTGCTCCGGAAGCCGGCACCCAACGGCTGAGAGACATCGTGAACAAAGGCCTGACGGATACAGACCTTGTGGATGGAATCCGCACGGCAATGCAGAACGGGTACCGGAAGGTGAAGCTCTATTTCATGATCGGGCTGCCGGGTGAGACCGATGCCGATGTGCTCGGCATTGCCGAGACCTGTCGGATGTTGCTCGATCGCTGCCGCGATTTGGGTCGCCTCAATCTCAATATCACCATCAGTAATTTCACCCCGAAACCGCACACGCCGTTTCAGTGGCACAGCGTTTCGACTGTGGAGTTTTTAAGGCGTCAGCAGTTGCTGAGGGAAGCCGGGAAGCGACTCCGCGGTGTGCGCTTCAACTTCACGGATGTGAGGCTTTCGGCGATGGAGGACTTCGTCGGTCGCGGAGACAGAAGCCTGGCGCCTGTCATTGAAGCGGCATGGCGGGCGGGTGCTGGGATGGATGCATGGTTCGAGTCCCTCGATCGCACCTATGAGGCGTGGACGGGCGCGATTGCAGCGGCAGGCCTTGAGGGCCGCTATCGGGCCCTTGAACTCGGCGGCTGGGGACGCGCCAATGCGCTTAGCGAGGAGGGCTTGGATGCGTTTTGTTCCCAGCCTTTGCCGTGGGATCACATCGATACCGGGATTGATAAGCGCTGGTTGGCAGAAGATCTCAAGCGAGCGCTTGACGCTGCTGTGGTTCCGGATTGTTCGTTTGAGGGATGCAGCAGTTGTGGGGTCTGTGGCCCGGACCTAGGCCACAACGTGGTGATTCCTTCCCCTGAGATCCCTGTTCAGAAGCCAAGGCAAGCTCCACCGAGCGATCGGGTGTGCCGGATCAGGTTTCGCTTCAGCAAAACGGGCGCGATGGCCCTGCTCAGCCATCTCGATTTGGTCCGCTTGTTTGAGCGTGCGCTTCGACGCGCTGAATTGCCGGTGAGTTTCACCGGTGGCTTTCACCCCCTTCCCCGTCTTCAGCTCGCCTTGGCGTTGCCGTTAGGCGTGCAAGGGGAGGGGGAATGGCTGGATTTGGAATTCATTGAACAGGTTGAGGCGCTTCAGGTTTTGAAGCGTTGGCAACAGACCCTCCCCCCAGGCCTTCTGCTGATCGAGGCCTATGAAGTGCCAGTGTCTGGTCCGAGCCTCTCGCAGCAATTGGAGGCAGCCCGATGGAGCTTTGAGCTGAAACCTCAAGCAGGCGACCCTTCGCTTTCTTTGGATCAGTGGAAGCAGGCGGTGGACGATTTGTTGGCGCGAGACACGCTTGTTTGGGACGACACCGATAAAAAAGGACGTCCTCGTCAGCGCGATTGCAGACCTGCTTTGGAGACGCTTGAGATCGTTGCTCCGATTGAGGGAGCAGCGGTGACTGGTGAACCGGTAGAGGGGGTGAGACTTGAGTTCTTCGCTCAGATCGATCACCAAGGCCGAAGCCTCAAGCCCGCACAGCTCAAGCACTGGTTGTCTGAAGCCTTGATGCAGTCTTTACATCTTCACAATGTTCGTCGCCTCGAACTACGGCTTGTGCGGTGCTAA